One genomic window of Methanosphaera sp. ISO3-F5 includes the following:
- a CDS encoding carbon starvation protein A translates to MYSFIICFFVLVASYFIYGKLIAKIAGVDENRETPAFRLEDGVDYMPMSKIKNFLIHFLNIAGLGPIFGAIQGALFGPVAFLWIVLGTIFIGGVHDFFSGFMSLRNNGYTMPNIISKYLGHNIQKVMTVLIVITGVLVAATFAKGAADLLSNLTNVSIIIWITIIFVYFLIATVFPIDKIMGRAYPIFGALLIIMVVLMTGALLLNPAYSIPEFTTSGLYLTDKSIFPYLFVTIACGAISGFHASQSPIVARCMENEKDARPVFYGAMVLEGLVALCWAAIAMAFFNGQPQLAVIYGATPSVAVNEMAMALVGPIGLILTIIGVVVCPITTGDTSLRSSRITIADELNLNQEKLSSRLKLAIPLFIVAYGLTYVDFSLIWRYFAWFQLIVATIVLFAATAYLIKKEKPYILTLLPAVVCTLIAFAYILQAPEGLSLPSMTANIISVIATVITTVLFIKKYKY, encoded by the coding sequence ATGTATAGTTTTATAATTTGTTTTTTTGTACTTGTAGCCTCCTACTTTATTTATGGAAAATTAATTGCAAAAATAGCAGGAGTAGATGAAAACAGAGAAACACCGGCATTTAGACTAGAAGATGGTGTGGATTACATGCCAATGTCTAAAATAAAGAATTTCTTAATACACTTCTTAAATATTGCAGGTTTAGGACCAATTTTTGGAGCAATACAAGGTGCACTTTTTGGTCCGGTAGCTTTTTTATGGATTGTACTGGGAACAATATTTATTGGAGGAGTTCATGACTTCTTCTCAGGATTTATGTCCCTGAGAAACAATGGATATACTATGCCAAACATCATATCAAAATACTTGGGACATAATATCCAGAAAGTTATGACAGTACTTATTGTAATAACAGGTGTTCTGGTAGCTGCTACATTTGCAAAAGGAGCAGCAGACCTTTTAAGTAACTTAACAAATGTTTCAATAATTATATGGATTACAATAATATTTGTATACTTCCTAATAGCAACCGTATTTCCGATTGATAAGATCATGGGAAGGGCATATCCAATTTTTGGAGCTTTGCTTATAATTATGGTAGTGTTAATGACTGGTGCATTATTATTAAATCCTGCATATAGTATTCCTGAATTTACAACAAGTGGATTATATCTGACAGATAAAAGTATTTTCCCATACCTGTTTGTTACAATTGCATGTGGAGCAATTAGTGGATTTCATGCCTCACAGTCACCTATTGTAGCAAGATGTATGGAAAATGAGAAGGATGCAAGACCAGTATTTTATGGTGCAATGGTCCTGGAAGGACTTGTTGCTCTTTGTTGGGCAGCTATTGCTATGGCATTCTTTAATGGTCAGCCACAGCTTGCAGTAATATATGGTGCAACACCATCAGTAGCGGTTAATGAAATGGCCATGGCACTTGTTGGGCCTATAGGTTTAATATTAACAATTATTGGAGTTGTTGTCTGTCCTATTACAACGGGAGATACTTCCCTTAGAAGTTCAAGAATAACTATTGCTGATGAGCTAAATCTTAATCAGGAAAAATTATCATCCAGACTTAAATTAGCAATTCCATTGTTTATAGTAGCTTATGGATTAACATATGTTGATTTTAGTTTAATATGGAGATACTTTGCATGGTTCCAGTTAATAGTAGCAACAATTGTACTGTTTGCAGCAACTGCGTATTTGATTAAGAAAGAAAAACCGTACATCCTCACACTGCTTCCGGCAGTTGTATGTACTTTAATTGCATTTGCTTATATTCTTCAAGCTCCTGAAGGTTTAAGTTTGCCTTCAATGACTGCGAATATTATTTCAGTTATTGCAACAGTAATTACAACAGTATTATTTATTAAAAAATACAAGTACTGA